The stretch of DNA TTGCTCTTGATTGTGCCGAAGCACTTGCATACATTCATTCATCAACTGATTCACACATCCTTCATGGTGATGTCAAATCCGCCAACATACTTTTGGAAACAACCTAATGGCAAAAGTTTCTGACTTTGGTCTATCAAGGCTACTCTTAGCAAGTGGTTATACAATGCATACTCAGAAAGTTATATGTAGCAATGGCTATGGTGATCCGAAGTTCAAGGAAGAAGGCATCCTCACATAGAAGAGCGATGTGTATAGCTTTGGAGTTCTACTGGTAGAACTCATCACTAGGAGGGTGGCATGAGATGAGTTTGGGAAGAATGAACTTGCACTATACTTCCGTTCTTGCTTCACTCAACGGAAACGGATAGTTCatgatatggttgataatgAGGTTGTAAAAAAGGAAGAGAAAGTGGTTATTGAAGACATCTTCAAGCTTGCATTCAACTGTTTAAACACCGATATCAAAGATCAACTGGATATGAAGAAAGTGGCACAACGGCTATCGAACAACGAGGAGAGGGTCAACAGAGCCATAAACAACGAGCCATAAACAACGGAAGCCTTGCATATATTCACTTTTATGTTTATGAACTTTACATAATATTTGATACTTTTATCTCCTAAATAAATTAAATACCATCAATTGTAACGTCAGTTGTTGCTTGCCCATCAAACTCTTATTATATAAGATATTTTTTTAAATGATCTCTTGTCTAATAATTGTTACACAACACATTTACTATTTATCGATTATATCATGTATTGATTGAGAATTCTCTGTGTTTTCTCCGAAAGTCCTCGGTGATTTAGTagcataaagaaaaagaaaatgtaCTAGAATAAAATAGTGTGCTTCGTCTCTGGACGAAAGCAAATGCACTTCCCAGGTAGCATCATCGTTCGCCAAACATCGGAAAACGGCCGAAAAAACCATCAACCAATCTTTTAATTTGAACGGCTGGCATCGCAGCCATCATGCATGCAtccaccacttgtcttgttaATTCTCTCCATCGTAGAAAAGCCAGCATCCCAGTCTGTGCGTGGGCGGCGTCACCAACCCACAGCAGGCACACAGCGGCGGGCCCTGCCCCGTTCGCCGCCGCGTCACCCACCACCGCTGACCCGCAACCCATACAGGAGCCCACGCGGTCGCGACCCACCCCGTGAGTAGGCAGAGGCAGGCAGCAAgtcagcccagcccagcccacgggcccctccctccctccgccccctcccccgcccgccCCCGTCCGTCCCCACGGCGGCCGACCCGACCGTTGCGAATTGCGATCCATCCATCCCCTCTCCTCCCGCGGGGACCGAGCCcagccctagccgccgccgcccttcgcgCTCTCCCGTCCCCCCCgatctccagcgccgccgcttaATCCGCCCCCGGATTCGCCGGCCGGTCGGGCCGGTCCGGGCCAGGAGGCGGCATGATCCTGGAGCAGgtcggcgaggaggaggagggcccGGCGGGGCTGGTGGCCCCGCCGGCCAACTTCGGGATGGTGGACGCGGGGGTCTACCGCTCGGGATTCCCCGACGCCGCCAGCTTCGGCTTCCTCCGGGGGCTCGGCCTCCGGTCCGTCGTGTGAGCCGCGAAATCCCCCACCCCCACTCGATCGAATCGTTAGattggaattatttggattGGATACGATCGGCTGGTTTAGTTCCTCCTCGTACCGTGTTTGGCGGCGATTGGGCTGTGGGTTCTCCGTGGCTGACGCGGCGGCGGTTTCCCTCCCGCGGGTGATGCAGGTACCTGTGCCCGGAGCCCTACCCGGAGGCCAACGCGGCGTTCCTCGAGGCCGAGGGGATCCGTCTCTTCCAGTTCGGGATTGAAGGCAACAAGGTGGGTCTTTTCCTCGCCTGTATTATTAAATTTGACTAGACTTGGcacatgatttttttttctgagaAGAATGCATCTAATCTACGAGTTCATATAAAAGATAATTATTCTCTTTAATAAACTTTCAAGATGGCTCCTTCCCCCCTTAAATTGCTCATAAGGTTTTGCATTTATTAATTCTTTGTTTAGTACTTAATTGATTGGTGTTACCTCAATTGCACTCTGGCACTAGTGGAATCCAATGTGCTCAAAGGGCATCTTCGGGGATAATCCGTTATGAAAGAAACAGAATACATTCTTTGAAGAATCAAGAAGTACTGctatattttttttttcattgtTTTTGCTTTGGTAAATCTGCTGGGAAGCTTTGGTAGTCACTTCTCCAGTTGCATACGCAAACTCGGTGGTAATGATAATTTGTGCTTACTTCAATTTCAACTGCAAAAGGTCTGCAATCTTGAGGACAAATACATTGCTACTTATGCTTTTTAAGTTCTCTAGATTCAGAGGTATACTGCTTTATAACATTGATGAATGGTGGTTATATGTAGCTTTTCTTTACTGCAGCCATGCTTTTTTATGTAAGTATAAGTACTCCGTACCTTCTAAAGGGTATTTAGTGTTGTCAGTTGGGCAGGCATAAGATGCCTCCCTCATTTTTAATACTTTTGCCTTAACAAAATTTAGGAAAATAGACCAGTGGGTATTCTTTATCAATTGTCAAAGATGCATTGGTGTGGACAATCAACAGATAATTTTCTGATCCATTGAATGCTAATTTAATGTTTGAATGCCACTGTGCTGGTTTTTGAGGTGCTTATTAATCTGGTATTTGGAAACAAGTGTGGATGGTAAATTACCTATTCTGGTATCCAAGTGCACAACTACTACAAAATTGTCTCCCCTTATCCATGGTTCTGAATAAGTTGTTGCAGGCACCGATCAATATAGTTTCCTTGTCAAAGGATCAGATTGTTTCTTCTGGTATTGTACACTTCAGATACTGCATCTGCATTACTGAAAACAGACATGTGTTTTCTTGTGCATATACAGTATCTGCCTTTCATTTGATATCCTTTCTAATATGTGACTTGGGACCTCTGTAGTGTTAATTCCTGTTGATTTCCTTTGAAGCAACTACTGTTGTCTGCTGATTTTTTGAATTCTTATATCAGCAAGTTCAGCACATTTTAAATGTTTGCATCTGCAGGACCCATACGTGTCCATACCTGTGGATGCCATCGTGGGGGCTCTTAGGGTCTTGCTTGGTACTGAATTAGGCTCAATCTTTCCAATTTAACTTTGCTGTCGACTAATATTGTTAAATGATCATATGAAACTATTTTGACCCATTAATGACCCGTTTCCTCTTTTTTTTATGGTCCTCAGATGTAAGGAACCACCCAGTTTTAATCCACTGCAAAAGAGGAAAGGTACCTAAAAATTCATTTCTCTGTCTTCTAAGTTGAtgattctttttctttctcttctcgTGGCCTTGAATTCTTGCTTTCTCTGTTGTTCTCAGCACCGCACTGGATGTCTGGTGGGCTGCTTCAGAAAGCTGCAGAATTGGTGCCTATCATCCATCTTCGAAGAGTACCACCGCTATGCTGCTGGAAAATCCCGGTTGTCAGACCTGAGGTTCATTGAATCCTTCGATGTCACCTGCATGAGGGATTGCATGCTCAGACTCATCTACCGCTACCACGACTGTCTTCAGAAAAGCAAGCGCCTACAGTACGATGTCAGATAACGACAAGGGGACTGGGAACCAACGTCCCAGGCCCTTGAGTTTTGTTGGAGCATGAACTGCTGAAAGAGTTGTAAAACAAGTCACCAGGGCATTTGTTGATTCTTTTATGTCTTCATGCCTTGTTGTGAGTGATTCTTCTGTAAGTGAAAATCTATTGAGCACAGGCCTCAGCCATTAATCCATTGCATGGTTCGTTTCCTCTGAAACAGTTTGTCACTGCAAGTGTTGCAGTACGTTTCGGTGATGGATGATCCTGATAGAATGCCAAAGCTGTTTGGCAAACTGATGCTTTATGGACTGCGTTCTGTTTGCCGAGTGCAGAATCCGTGTTATATCCGTACAAGAAAGATGATCTTTATGGAGCTTGTTTGGATGTTGAATTTTTTATTCAAATCCCTGGGGTTtagttaaaacctaaaagaaattcCACGTCAATTCCCAAATCCAAAAGCACCCGCAACTTAAATGAAAaatccacacacacacacacacacagagagagagagagaaacagCTCTTCTTTCGCCAGATATATATTCCTTCAGTGTGCAGGGGAACGAAGTCCAGGTCACCAGCACTGCAGATTCTGTTTCCACGTGgcgggacgccggcggcgcCAGCTAGGCATCCATTGGAGGGAGGAGATCTACACGCGTTCGGATAAGGGATAGGGTTGCTCACTCCCTTCACCCAATGAGCGCCACACAGCTCTGAGCCATATCTCAGCTGCTGGGCCCATCCATCCAAACACGCCACGGATTTTCTCTCACACTGGGATCTAAAGATCACAAACTTTAATTGGGCCGTCACACGGAGACCTCTTCTGCCATTTTTGCAGGAAGGAAGAGCTCTGGTGTGTGCGTGAGACAGGAAGAGGGTCGAGATGGCTACGGCGTACGCTCCCATGGCGAGCCAAGTGATGAAGAGCGGCTTGGTGCACTCGAGGCCGAGGGGCCTTTCAGGCGCTGCGCTGACGAGGCGGCCACGCTTCACCGTGAAGGCCATCCAGCCTGAGAAGGTCAGTAGATCAACTGAGCACTGAAAAGATGCATCTTTCTTTGAGAGTTTCGTTCGATTCCAAGTTCTTGATTTCACTTCAGTCATCTTCTATGATTCATTTTGATCTTAGAATTCAATTATTATCGGGATAAAATTATGTTTCAGTTATCTTTGTACGATCAATCAAAAGTCTCTGCCTCTATGGTCTGCAAGATCGTAGTCTTGTATTTTTCTTGTATATCAATAGAAACTCGCACTGTTTTGTGTGCCTCTATCTGATAGATACTGTTTTTGTGTTGCGCAGCCAACGTACCAGGTGGTGCAGCCCATCAACGGCGACCCCTTCATCGGCAGCCTGGAGACGCCCGTCACCTCCAGCCCGCTCGTCGCCTGGTACCTCTCCAACCTCCCGGCATACCGCACCGCCGTGAGCCCGCTGCTCCGCGGCATCGAGGTCGGCCTCGCGCACGGCTACCTCCTCGTCGGCCCCTTCGCCCTCACCGGCCCGCTCCGCAACACGCCCGTGCACGGCCAGGCCGGCGCCCTGGGCGCCGCCGGGCTCGTCACCATCCTCAGCGTCTGCCTCACCATGTACGGCGTCGCCTCGTTCAACGAGGGGGACCCGTCCACGGCGCCCACGCTCACGCTCACCGGCCGCAAGAAGGAGGCCGACAAGCTGCAGACCGCCGACGGGTGGGCCAAGTTCACCGGGGGCTTCTTCTTCGGCGGCATCTCCGGCGTGCTCTGGGCCTACTTCCTCCTCTACGTGCTCGACCTCCCATACTACTTCAAGTAGACGGGGTCCATGCATATTCCCTCCTCTCTACATGTGGGTAGGTGATGTGTCTGTGGTTCTTGATTGAGCAGTGAGCACGTGTATAAATGTATTACTTTCTCTGGATCGgacatggatggatggatggggtTGTAACATGGAACAGTTAATTTCTTACTTGGATGGAGTTAATTTACATGGGAACAAAACAACTGGCGTACATGGTGTTGTACGTGTACACTTCGTTCACGGACAGTTATCCTCAATAGATTTGGCTTTGTCAAAAAAATTAGCCAAGACTTTGGTCACATTGTTCATCCTCTAATCGTGACCCTAGgccttgatgatgatgatggcgTCTAAATCAGAGAACGTCATAGATAATTGAGATCAATTATGGTTGAGTCAACTCTTTAACCACAAAGGAGCGAAGACCACGGTGGCACCGTCCTAGATTTGTAGGAAGGCATCCTGATCCATGACATATGGCTGGCTCGGATGCACAGTGCCCAACCCGACATAGAGCAAAGGGTGCACTGCcggagaaaggcacatcagtgccggtcacagggagatttagtgccggtccctgtgaccggcactaaatggccggcactaacgtgacagccgttagtgccggctttattgaccggcactaactggcgcgtgttagtgccggtctgttactccagccggcactaacgtgcccaaCCCTGCCCggctcctggcagcaaggttagtgccggctggtataactGGCCGGCACTAAATCTTTTTTCTTATTTACCTTTTATTTTTCGTTTTTATACGTATGGCTATGCGTATTTGTACCGTATGCGACTACATAATcgtactttttgcattgcacagtaatattaggacagcatattacactaatattatatatatatattcatcatgtatggAACACTTAGGAGTTTAAAAGTACTTGAGATATTACAAATTAGTAAGAACATCAACTGTAGTAATTTATCAAATTCCCCGTCATCGGATCTTTTTCGGCGACGCTTGTACGGACATCGCCATAAAATTCGCCCTTAGGATTTATGACTTCATCGAGCAGGAATCCGCATAtagcttcttgaattgccctgatccgagccatttcaatgagttcttctttcatccgccaatgctgtcacatttttcgaaaaaacatgagaataaaagataataaattaaaatgatgagcagatgtgattgtgctcacgtacattgaatgcctccactgtcatttgccctttttcacttgcaaaagtgttgatccactcgcatacgtagtatccacataagttgtttccttgtccctgtctccaacactatggacaaatgtgggttaagatatagaatttttctgatgtttattgcgaatgacattagtagcgagagtatattcataccggaaaatcagtcacccaacaaagaggctcgatttcacctatgggcaagcctatgtatttgcggaggtagcgatgccatgcagtatttaccacctcgatgagatcttggtactttgatttatcttaccttaacgagtcgtacaccaagaccttgtgctcctcaatccgaatacaaagcaatatccaatgaaagctgtgcatatacatacgcataaccaattaatgttgattaaaatagttattaaatagtattattaatacgaagggattgaaaacaagaggctaacaaagaatgactcactgatggttgtatggcaagagaatgaagggacacatgctaTTCTTACGCAACCCCCTGTATATAATATTGACTATTTCATCAGGGTTTTGCTCTACCGTTTTCTCGTGTATAATATCGGGGTCGAAGAACCCGACGTTATGGAAGTTCTTTTTtcggcaaatttgaatttttgacctacgggacacaagaaaaatggggatcagtcaacacacaaggctaaaaataatgaaacgagagacaatactcacatgcaccatacactcaggagggacttgtcaagggcatcttgatggtataaatcgtaaagtgcttcaaactcgatatatacttcacctgccccccgccagaaatgctcatctttaatccgggctgggaacatctctaattgattagctttagattgcacggcataccatttgtgtaactcggccattctcgttggtaGGAATGGTAGTAGCTCTGGCCATATCAAAGGTTCACCAAGTACAAACTTTTTCCTGCCGCGGGCATCCTGT from Panicum hallii strain FIL2 chromosome 3, PHallii_v3.1, whole genome shotgun sequence encodes:
- the LOC112885047 gene encoding tyrosine-protein phosphatase DSP3-like isoform X2, translating into MILEQVGEEEEGPAGLVAPPANFGMVDAGVYRSGFPDAASFGFLRGLGLRYLCPEPYPEANAAFLEAEGIRLFQFGIEGNKDPYVSIPVDAIVGALRVLLDVRNHPVLIHCKRGKHRTGCLVGCFRKLQNWCLSSIFEEYHRYAAGKSRLSDLRFIESFDVTCMRDCMLRLIYRYHDCLQKSKRLQYDVR
- the LOC112885047 gene encoding tyrosine-protein phosphatase DSP3-like isoform X1; the encoded protein is MILEQVGEEEEGPAGLVAPPANFGMVDAGVYRSGFPDAASFGFLRGLGLRSVVYLCPEPYPEANAAFLEAEGIRLFQFGIEGNKDPYVSIPVDAIVGALRVLLDVRNHPVLIHCKRGKHRTGCLVGCFRKLQNWCLSSIFEEYHRYAAGKSRLSDLRFIESFDVTCMRDCMLRLIYRYHDCLQKSKRLQYDVR
- the LOC112885046 gene encoding photosystem I reaction center subunit XI, chloroplastic, whose product is MATAYAPMASQVMKSGLVHSRPRGLSGAALTRRPRFTVKAIQPEKPTYQVVQPINGDPFIGSLETPVTSSPLVAWYLSNLPAYRTAVSPLLRGIEVGLAHGYLLVGPFALTGPLRNTPVHGQAGALGAAGLVTILSVCLTMYGVASFNEGDPSTAPTLTLTGRKKEADKLQTADGWAKFTGGFFFGGISGVLWAYFLLYVLDLPYYFK